A region of Sugiyamaella lignohabitans strain CBS 10342 chromosome A, complete sequence DNA encodes the following proteins:
- the RAD24 gene encoding Rad24p (Checkpoint protein; involved in the activation of the DNA damage and meiotic pachytene checkpoints; subunit of a clamp loader that loads Rad17p-Mec3p-Ddc1p onto DNA; homolog of human and S. pombe Rad17 protein; GO_component: GO:0031389 - Rad17 RFC-like complex [Evidence IDA] [PMID 12604797]; GO_component: GO:0005634 - nucleus [Evidence IEA,IEA,IEA]; GO_component: GO:0005634 - nucleus [Evidence IPI] [PMID 10660302]; GO_function: GO:0005524 - ATP binding [Evidence IEA]; GO_function: GO:0003689 - DNA clamp loader activity [Evidence IDA] [PMID 12604797]; GO_function: GO:0000166 - nucleotide binding [Evidence IEA]; GO_process: GO:0000077 - DNA damage checkpoint [Evidence IMP] [PMID 9564050]; GO_process: GO:0006281 - DNA repair [Evidence IEA,IEA]; GO_process: GO:0007049 - cell cycle [Evidence IEA,IEA]; GO_process: GO:0006974 - cellular response to DNA damage stimulus [Evidence IEA]; GO_process: GO:0006289 - nucleotide-excision repair [Evidence IMP] [PMID 11267834]; GO_process: GO:0007131 - reciprocal meiotic recombination [Evidence IMP] [PMID 10511543]) has translation MIEFKPSNNSHLNPSNNDARQSQTSRTSFVDLVDELSSGSDDDGPFIAKKRRTLGISKTNDSGVSQLGSEKQPTLKSSLLERKKDNQGSHVSTTGNSAVTASSLGSFSKRVRFSKSFTRSTDSPEQADSANDSNDIPWLVKYAPRASSEVAIHTKKLAEIKSALIDMDTTGMSIARHLYRPRLLIISGPTSSSKTSAVTTLANELGYDDILEWHNHDRIENGKGTSESFEDFLTGAMFAGGSKEGSKKLVLVEDLPNISHYETKEKFNLALLQWINHPITGLNLPPLVLIVTEYDVPEETRRYGASRRTTGSVVTSSFATDSVIVERILAKKIINDPRVTRIKVQPINMTLMTKTLKNLVQKESTLFSKLPITKTELDKVIKSLANESGGDLRSAINSLEFWAKWQSSRTDTLKPTTKESSIDLFHALGRIIYGSHKDSKGVPVLSDSVVVESVLKDWENNNRDGTISLAILENYPGAHNSRMNMESICSIAELLSKCDTMVGYEIPTVMSDICFAGTRYKLGHAKLKSTEKPQFRPLVYPRDRKAHFKQLEISAEYLSYRASYAKDYGMMISRLDSVLYDGYFEASINNSMKRSVSNSSRSTVRRRPGGPIQSFSTIRAEQSEENEEDIRNEAVLPEATEPPPQTTKFTTFSDDDIEDSDNED, from the coding sequence ATGATAGAATTCAAGCCTAGCAACAACTCTCATCTCAATCCCTCAAATAACGATGCTAGGCAATCTCAAACAAGTAGAACATCTTTTGTAGACCTGGTGGACGAACTTTCCAGtggatctgatgatgatggtccATTTATTGCAAAGAAACGGAGAACGCTGGGGAtctcaaaaacaaacgatAGTGGGGTTTCTCAGCTTGGTTCCGAAAAGCAACCCACTCTCAAGTCTTCCTTACtcgaaagaaaaaaagataatCAAGGCTCGCATGTCTCTACAACTGGTAACTCTGCTGTCACCGCGAGCTCACTAGGATCGTTCAGCAAACGAGTACGTTTTTCAAAGTCCTTTACCAGATCAACGGATAGCCCTGAGCAAGCAGACTCAGCTAACGACTCAAATGATATTCCTTGGTTAGTGAAGTATGCTCCTCGAGCATCTTCTGAAGTTGCAATTCATACTAAGAAACTCGCTGAAATAAAATCGGCTCTCATAGATATGGATACAACTGGCATGTCAATAGCCAGACACCTGTATAGACCCAGACTGTTGATTATCAGTGGACCCACTTCAAGTTCCAAAACGTCAGCTGTCACTACATTAGCAAATGAGCTCGGATATGATGACATACTGGAGTGGCATAACCACGATAGGATAGAAAATGGCAAAGGCACTAGTGAATCATTTGAGGACTTTCTTACAGGAGCCATGTTTGCTGGTGGCTCAAAAGAGGGGAGCAAAaagcttgttcttgttgaggATTTACCTAATATCTCACATTatgaaacaaaagagaaatTCAATCTTGCATTGCTGCAATGGATAAACCATCCAATTACAGGGTTAAATCTACCTCCGTTAGTACTAATTGTGACGGAATACGATGTTCCAGAAGAGACTAGGAGGTATGGTGCTTCCAGGAGGACCACAGGTTCTGTTGTCACTTCATCTTTTGCAACAGACTCGGTTATCGTAGAACGCATTTTGGCAAAAAAGATTATAAACGACCCTCGAGTAACACGAATAAAAGTACAACCAATAAATATGACGTTAATGACGAAAACCTTGAAGAACCTTGTTCAAAAAGAATCAACATTATTTTCAAAGCTTCCAATTACGAAAACAGAGCTTGACAAGGTTATCAAATCGCTGGCAAACGAAAGTGGAGGAGACCTTCGATCAGCCATCAACAGTCTTGAGTTTTGGGCAAAATGGCAGTCATCAAGGACCGATACACTTAAACCAACTACGAAAGAAAGTAGCATAGACTTATTTCATGCCTTAGGAAGGATCATTTACGGTAGTCACAAGGATAGCAAAGGGGTGCCCGTCCTAAGCGACTCGGTAGTGGTTGAATCCGTACTCAAGGACTGGGAAAACAACAACCGAGATGGTACTATCTCCTTGGCAATACTTGAAAATTATCCTGGTGCACATAACTCGCGTATGAATATGGAATCTATATGCTCTATTGCCGAGCTGCTCAGCAAATGCGATACGATGGTAGGTTACGAAATCCCTACGGTCATGTCCGACATTTGCTTTGCTGGTACTCGATATAAACTAGGGCATGCGAAGCTTAAATCAACGGAAAAGCCTCAGTTTCGCCCTTTGGTATATCCTCGAGATCGCAAGGCACATTTTAAACAGCTTGAGATATCAGCAGAATATCTCAGCTACCGGGCAAGCTATGCAAAAGACTATGGCATGATGATTAGCAGATTGGATAGTGTACTATACGATGGTTACTTTGAAGCAAGTATCAATAACAGCATGAAACGGTCTGtcagcaatagcagtcGGTCGACAGTTAGGCGGCGACCAGGCGGGCCAATTCAGTCGTTCTCGACCATTAGAGCGGAGCAAAGcgaagaaaatgaagaggATATTCGCAACGAGGCAGTTCTCCCGGAAGCCACtgaaccaccaccacaaaCAACCAAATTCACGACCTTCTCCGACGACGACATTGAAGACTCAGATAACGAAGACTAA
- a CDS encoding monothiol glutaredoxin GRX3 (Glutathione-dependent oxidoreductase; hydroperoxide and superoxide-radical responsive; monothiol glutaredoxin subfamily member along with Grx4p and Grx5p; protects cells from oxidative damage; with Grx4p, binds to Aft1p in iron-replete conditions, promoting its dissociation from promoters; evidence exists indicating that the translation start site is not Met1 as currently annotated, but rather Met36; GRX3 has a paralog, GRX4, that arose from the whole genome duplication; GO_component: GO:0005829 - cytosol [Evidence IDA] [PMID 18281282]; GO_component: GO:0005634 - nucleus [Evidence IDA] [PMID 15456753]; GO_component: GO:0005634 - nucleus [Evidence IGI,IPI] [PMID 17074835]; GO_function: GO:0051537 - 2 iron, 2 sulfur cluster binding [Evidence IEA]; GO_function: GO:0001102 - RNA polymerase II activating transcription factor binding [Evidence IPI] [PMID 23045394]; GO_function: GO:0015036 - disulfide oxidoreductase activity [Evidence IGI,IMP,ISS] [PMID 10567543]; GO_function: GO:0009055 - electron carrier activity [Evidence IEA]; GO_function: GO:0051536 - iron-sulfur cluster binding [Evidence IEA]; GO_function: GO:0046872 - metal ion binding [Evidence IEA]; GO_function: GO:0015035 - protein disulfide oxidoreductase activity [Evidence IEA]; GO_process: GO:0030036 - actin cytoskeleton organization [Evidence IMP] [PMID 20889785]; GO_process: GO:0045454 - cell redox homeostasis [Evidence IEA]; GO_process: GO:0006879 - cellular iron ion homeostasis [Evidence IGI,IPI] [PMID 17074835]; GO_process: GO:0034599 - cellular response to oxidative stress [Evidence IGI,IMP] [PMID 10567543]; GO_process: GO:0034599 - cellular response to oxidative stress [Evidence IMP] [PMID 17074835]; GO_process: GO:2000678 - negative regulation of transcription regulatory region DNA binding [Evidence IMP] [PMID 23045394]; GO_process: GO:0055114 - oxidation-reduction process [Evidence IEA]) — MPFTEVTSDAHFTELTTSVSPSTLIALYFHTPWADPCVQMNTVFKSLSDIYPQHLFVSVNADEFPDISESFDVSAVPFIVFLRESTIIKELSGANPKELASTIQSLTGGSHPSAEKGATSSNGTTAANSSSTGPSFVPSGPSATPSNEEEETEEELNKRLTKLINAAPVMLFMKGTPAEPKCGFSRQLVAILRENQVRFGFFDILKDNSVRQGLKTFSDWPTFPQLYIKGELQGGLDIIKESIAEDPKFFENAVA, encoded by the coding sequence atgccATTCACTGAGGTGACTTCTGATGCCCACTTCACGGAGCTGACCACGTCGGTCTCTCCTTCGACTCTCATAGCTCTTTATTTTCACACTCCTTGGGCCGATCCATGTGTTCAAATGAACACTGTTTTCAAATCTCTTTCAGATATCTATCCTCAACATTTGTTTGTAAGCGTGAATGCTGATGAGTTTCCTGATATTTCCGAGTCTTTCGATGTCTCTGCTGTGCCAtttattgttttcttgAGAGAGAGTACTATTATTAAGGAGTTGTCTGGAGCAAACCCCAAAGAGCTCGCCAGCACTATTCAATCATTAACTGGCGGTTCTCATCCATCGGCTGAAAAGGGCGCTACTTCTTCTAACGGTACAACAGCTGCTAACTCAAGTAGTACCGGTCCTTCATTCGTGCCTTCTGGTCCTTCTGCTACTCCTTccaatgaagaagaagagactGAGGAAGAGCTTAACAAACGTCTTACAAAATTAATCAACGCTGCTCCAGTAATGCTCTTCATGAAGGGAACACCTGCTGAGCCCAAATGTGGTTTCTCTCGTCAACTGGTCGCTATTCTGCGTGAAAACCAAGTCCGTTTCGGTTTCTTCGATATCCTTAAAGACAACTCAGTACGACAGGGCCTCAAAACTTTCTCTGACTGGCCAACTTTCCCTCAACTATATATCAAGGGTGAACTCCAGGGAGGCTTGGATATTATCAAGGAGAGCATCGCTGAGGATCCAAAATTCTTTGAGAATGCTGTAGCTTAA